In Salvia miltiorrhiza cultivar Shanhuang (shh) chromosome 4, IMPLAD_Smil_shh, whole genome shotgun sequence, the DNA window aaaaaaagaaataaaaagggTGAAAAAAATTCTTGATAAGatgtactccttccgtcccgttaataaagacacacttcttttgggcacgggaatTTAGGAGAGTTAAATTAGAGAGTAAAATGTGTTagtcttttatttaaaacatttaattaaacttttttaattcttctttttctctctcttctcctctgTCACTCCTCCCTCACCCCTCCCCTTCCCCATCCTTCTCtctcctcccttctctctcagtcgaaattctctctctctatgaaTTTGAGAATCACAGTTCCATCATTGTTGTAACCTCATTTTACTATCTTTTCTCCTCCGACGAAATCGCCGGCGACCACCATCGCAGACCACCGTCGAAACAACAAGAGTAAAACAGAGCTGCAACACAACCATTCCCATTCCTCACattttttgagagagcagattatgaaaaaataccCAAATCAAAAATGGAAGAACCAGAACAAAGCGGTGGCTAGGGCTTAGagcggcggcggccatggctgccGTTGCAATCGCTGGGAATCGAGAGGGAAAGTGGTGGCCTTGCTGCTGTCACTCTGAATCAGGTGAAAGAACAGCGATGGCGGCTCGTTGTTAGTGATTcgccggagagagagagagacgccaGTCGATGAGTTGTTGACTGGTGCgtgagaaagagaaaaatgttGAGATGATCGAGGGAGATGGAGAGGGGCGGGGGGTGCATCGGCAGCTGTGGCTTCGCCGGCGGCGGTTGCTGCGGCTGTGAAGATGGCCGGTTAAGGTTGGAGAAACCATGGCTACTGTGAAGAGATAAAGAGAGAATTGGTAGGTTGGAGAAATAGGTTTGTATGTGGCCTTAattaattcactaatttaatgttaattttagcccaaaatagaaatgtgtcTTGTttaatgggacaacccaaaaaggaaagtgtgtcttaaataatgggacggagggagtactatataagAAATACACACTTCGATAAAAATATACACATATACAGCCTACCGCAAATTTTAACCATAGAAAATAGAATCCGGCCCATTGGCGGGATATTATCCGATAGGAAAATTGCATTATTCCGTCGAATAAATCAATTTTCTACAATAAAAAATTGCGGCAAATAAAAGTGGGCATattctatatatttttatgaaaatgagtaatcctgtcaaaactaaagtgtatatttatgaattaacaTACAAAATTAAACTCGCCTTTAGGAGGTGGGGACAAGACGGGAAGTTGGAATTTTTTCACTTCAATAAAAATGGCAGACTGTCTCCAATTGTCTCTTTCATCAACACTTTCGGCATTCCTCTGTTCCTAGAGCCTTGCAAGGttgtaactctctctctctcagaattTCATGCAGCAGCTGTTTAAGATAGGGCCACCCAAATATTATCATGCAAGTTACTAGTCCTTGAGAATAAAATatgcataaaaaataattaaatatgcatGATGATAGTGGAGAATGAACATGCACAGACAAATTGGAGTTATGAGTCATCTAGCTTAGCTTAGCTAGTTTCATTCCCTAGCGAAAGGGGCTATAGAATATAACATAGTATGTTTTACAGCGTTTGCAATCTAATTTGGAgatataataattacttttgtgTGATATCTACTAAGCATGAATGACTGAATTCTTTTATCAAATTAATCAcatacctatatatatacgTGCAGAGAGAtcatatatagataaaaaaatagtaaaactaatatcttgtttattttgattgattgaaactttggaatatcccaagacctttgattatttttatcattcaaactaattttgtttgattcttatcccataaAATACGTGAagttggagaaatcctactcttaaagataaaaatattcaatcatacaTATAATCAATCATACAAAGTAACTACCTTTAATGTGCAATAGCTTGCAAATCGCACGAGAGAAAACCCAAACATGACAGACTCATACCTTTAAAAATGTTGTTGGGAGCTTGGGATTCACTATTGACCTACACACTCAAAGCGCGAGAGAGGCAGCATATCATATATGTTGGACGACTGGGATGTTGCCAAATGTGTAATAGCTTTTACATCAACGGTGGATATTGCAACAAATGCTTCGTTCATAACTCACCTATAAACTATGCAAGGCAGCCATTATTATAAACTGATTACAAGAGATGGTGAATACAAACCAACCTACTTTCACTTGCATCATTTCCCATTGGCACACACTAACTAGACAGTCAAAAAATGAACAATGAAAAAGGCCTCGACTGTTCACGTATGGATTATCTTTTTTTCTGGGAAAAGCCAAACGACTTTAGTCATTATTGCTATGTAAAGAGAAAAGGGTGACTGTTGTACTTGGTAAAAAGctattaaaaatagaatagcAATCAGCAATATTCTCTCGGTTTCGGAGCTACTTATTATAATATGATGATTGGGTGTCTCTATCATTCGTTACGGATAAAGCTCCTCTCAAAAACACAGAATTTGTGAATGAAGTTGTTGGGCACGAAGGAGACCTAAAAGAATGTAGTTGCCATTATAAAGCAAAATGTGTCCCTGAGCCTTAATTATAAAGCTAAGACAAGGGCAGGCACGGTGTTAACAGCAAATGACGGGAGTAAGCTCTTCATGCGGAGCATGTAAGTTCTTGAGAAGGAGGTGCACGGAAGAATGTATATTCGCGCCTTATTTTAGTTACGAGCAAGCAGCAAATCACTTTGCAGCGGTCCACAAAGTGTTTGGAGCCAGCAATGTGTCGAAGCTGCTATCACATCTGCCGGAGCATAGCAGAAGTGATGCTGCCATAACCATATCTTATGAAGCGCTGGCACGCATGGAGGACCCTATTTATGGTTGCATTGCTCATATCTTTGCCCTACAGCAGCAGGTTTCAGATTGTCCCACAAAAATGTTACCAATATGTATGTGTTTTAGAGCAAAGCGTATAAAATGAGACGAAATGAAAAGAATTGTTTTGCATTGCAGGTGGCTAGCCTGGAGGAGGAGATACAAATGTATGGAAAAGCAATGGCTAATCTTGGCATCAATGGTGAGAGCAGCAATGGTTACTTTAGCAGAGAATGGGAGAATGAAGCAATCATGCAGACGATGATGGATCCTGGAACGAGCGATGAGATATTCGAAGCCTACTTGCTGGAGAAGCTACTTGAACAAGATTATTACCTCTGTCAAGACAATAATCTTGAATCTCTGTGGACCAAGTATGCAGCACCACCTCTGTCTCAGTGGTAGGGAGGAGAGGAGCTTACCTCATCATTTGTTTTCTTGTGTTGTTTTTCACCCCTAAAGTCTGTAAGTTGGGAGTTGTTAGCCAAAGCTCTAATACCATCTACTTCTCATCCATCTTCACATCATGTTTGCTTCTTCACGCCTGCTCGCACAAAATCTGTCTGTCGGTTTATAGGCGATATTATCGCAATGGGATCATGATCCCTAAATCTTGATTGCAATACAGCAATATCGTCTGTGGAGGCTTCAGCAATAACGAATATTTAGGGAAAGGTATCTTCCCCAGGGATTACATTTCTTTTTCTGGTTTCTGAATATGGTAATTTGGTCAAGATTCATGAGTTCATAACAAACATCTGATCTGAACTTAAAGAAACCTAAAATGAAGATTTGCAGAGTCTGTTTCAACAACATACCGGATACAATAACACATTGCTTTGATTCTGGATATATGATCAAAATAAGCTCCAAAAAGGAATTGTTACACCATTTATGCACAAGAAACAAAAGGTTGAGAGAGCACTGGTACCACTATTAGCTCAAGTAGAGGCAGATGGGTATTTCAGTGGACCTAGAAGGAAATCCGGAActtcaatatttttaaatactgGAGTCATCTTCAATCCAATAAGTTTCACTTGTGGATTCGAGTGCCCCTCAACAAAAACATCCGTAACCTGTAAAACAATCACTGTTTTCTAATCAATGGATAAAAAGCAGTTGCAACTCAGCATCCTGAGTAAATGGCATAGCTTAGCAAATTAAAAATACCCATCAATCTTAATGCTTCATATTTTTAAACCAGACCTGTGTGCAGCCAAACAATTTCAGCACTTCTAGCAATAAGCATGAATCAACAATCAATCCCAGTGCTTCATTGGTTAAATTGCGACACCAGGATAGATCCAAACTACGTAAGTTTTTGCAATTTCTTGCAAGAGATAGAGCAGTATGCGTTGAAACCTGAAATAAAACACACAGTTGTTAACCAAAAAAACATGTAGGAGTGTCAAAAATCATACAGACAATCAGCTAAACACTACTTTCTTCCAATTAGTGACTTCTTTAACCTTTCTCATTCTCCACATTTAGGTACAACAAACTTCATTTAAAACATGCGCGTATCGGATccaaaatattttgattttacaCGTATAGCATTCTATACAAGACCTTAGATCTGATGCAACCAAAAGAAATACTGGTTGATAgtacaaattattttattttattatattttagtttCATCAAACTATAGTATTATAAATGATTAAAaagtataaattaatattacataatacaaattacattatatataatagctaactaatatatatataactcgAGTCAGAAAAGGCAGTATGAGTAATCTAAGAACAAGAGATCTACTTTGCCAGGCTTTATATGCTCGAGTAGGACTCAGGGGCGGAGTCACACActcattttttttgtaaaatgtatgaattaagAGAGAGGGGAAGAATAAAAGCCCCATCTTCACATAAAGAAATTTAGGGCACTGTACACCTGCCTCAGGAATTGGTTAAAAGTGACAAtcattaaattattggtttatcGGATGATTGAGTTGGCATTTATTTTACCTGTAGCCATTGCTTCTATTGAGAGAGCATTTTCTGCAATGATTGTCGATAATGATTTGCAAAATCGTATGAAAAAATGAGTGGAAGAATGACAATTTAGTCGTGTACATTGAGTGCAACATTTGATAACAAGAAGATCTCGCAACATTTTCAATTGATGAGTGTATGTTGAAATCAATTGTCATTTTTTCTCAAACAAAAATAACTAGTTTGCCAAGTATCTATTCTTAGgttatttataatgtattggAACTATTTAATCtaagaaaatattgttcgttattattactattatgtttGTTTTTTACGAGGGagggagaaaaaaaaagtacgaattgccccaaaaaaaaattggctacCGTCCCCAAGCCCCCGTACAAGTTCACCCCCCACAACCCAATGAGAATTCCTACCTCCGCCACTGGTAGGACTTGTATACAAGGCCATATAACCAAGTAAACTAGTCTATGTTTCTAATAAACcagataaaataaaacatacccCTTTTGAGATTTCATTTCGTTACCAGTATGAGTTTTAGGTAGATTTGACTAAACAAATCTTACCTGGATAATATTATTAAGCGACAAGTACTTGAGAGATGCTCCATTAACATCAAGATATGCAGCAATAGCTTCATCACTGTCCAAATATAAATAAGAGATCTCAGCTACCAGTTTCCATACTTAGGTATGGTAAGGATCAATAAACAAGAAAAGTGACTTAAAGGTACATCTAAAAGCAAGGCAGACTTTAGAATAGGTCGGCATGAAGCTTTGGCACAATAATGTACTCTATAGCCAAACATAATGCAGCTGaattaaataatttgatacCTGAATGCATTACGACATAATTTTAGCATTTGAATTGCTTGGCAACCATTTGCAAGATGACCTATGGAAATATCCGTCAACTTGCGCAAGTTCATGATGTCTATTGCTTGTAAATTAGAGCAAGTACCACCAATGACTTCCAAAGAAGAATCAGTCAACTCTCTGCAAAGAGgtcaaaatattaattaaattttgaacatttaaaaaaaacctGAAAATATATACATCAATATCATCATCAGACACCTACATGCAATCTGCTAAAACAAGCTCCTTCATTCTGGAACCATGTACAGAGACGAATTCCCTAATAAAATCATCGCAAACAGTCAGAATTCCAGCTACTGATAGAACCTCCAGATTCCCTAGCATTTGCAGAGCTGGGAGAATGAGCATAGCATCTATCCCATGAGAATTATCAATGTATAATTCCCTTAAAACTAATCTCAGTGAGCTGGCAAGAGAACAGATTCCTTCAGAGGTAAGCAAGGGGCACTGACTGACATCAACAGATTTGAGAGAAGGAGCAGCTGAAGCAAGCATATTAAGTCCAGCATCTGTAAGACGATATGCACCCTTCAAGGATATTGATGTCAAAGCAGGAAGACTATTTGGAGAACAAGCCAGAGTAGAACGTAGAACGTAGTCTGGCATACAGCCTCCACCTTGATCAAATTGTAACACCTATCAGAGACAGATAACATTAGGTCCTTCACAAGAAAAGTGCATGAAGCTGTAGCAGACTAAGTATATACAAGCCCAAAATGAGATATCATAATTAGATGGGAGGTTACATCTTAAAAGCATCACATCAACAtggaaaaaatgttaaaaagaaaaatcattCAGAAACAGATTGCTAGTTCTTCATATTGATTCACCAATAAATGTACTAGAACCAACAGGAAATTATACATGACAAGAAGAGGCATAATAAAGCTCAAACAAGAAAAAAACTTTATCTGTATCCAAGGCAATATCAGTTACATGAGCATGGAAATGCAAAATGTTCATTAGATTAAAATCGCACCATTAACTTGCTGGAGTTGCAACCCTCAAAAATCTTGATAAATTGCTCCTCAGATAACCATGAACAATCTCTTATGCGAATCTCTGTTGGGGTACCATGCACAAGCAATTCAAGAAAATGAACATCCATGCTTCGATTATCACAAAGGAACCAACAGATCTTGTGCCTCAGTGCATCTGGGACAAAGTCAAGAGAAGTGACAGCATCAGCATTGCTGGAAAGAATTGACAAGCATATATCTTGCAAAGAGGGAACTTGCTTCTGGTGTTTGCAAGACTCATGGTTCGCGGGGATCCACTTTAGCTCAACAGCTTCACTTTTATCAGTAGAACCCCCATGCCTCACCCCACTCCTATTACTTTCACGATCCTTAATAATTTTCATGGCAGTAGAAAAAGGGCCAGGCCAATCCTCTATTCTAGTACTGGTTTCAGGAGGTGTGACATCGTTTCCAGCAACATCATGAGAA includes these proteins:
- the LOC131019524 gene encoding LOB domain-containing protein 33-like: MTGVSSSCGACKFLRRRCTEECIFAPYFSYEQAANHFAAVHKVFGASNVSKLLSHLPEHSRSDAAITISYEALARMEDPIYGCIAHIFALQQQVASLEEEIQMYGKAMANLGINGESSNGYFSREWENEAIMQTMMDPGTSDEIFEAYLLEKLLEQDYYLCQDNNLESLWTKYAAPPLSQW
- the LOC131019520 gene encoding uncharacterized protein LOC131019520 isoform X1 yields the protein MTVLRSREILSTPKRKPSQASAPRNVVGEPVTPPKTSEFLNPSPKCVCTPKRDILDSEIGFVVGAGSFVVSESVSVRRHSSRLAKKAGENVEVGSGKRKKVEGTSLPCVNTRNRKRHGSDMKLGVESSDGNPDANIVLEVKQDSDDGQDSDDGGFVELLKDSEKIEDSVSAARLGFGYDMIHSVRETRDNGKCKRQLSMDMNALGPESSEKDKLEKGFLSLRSGKRVPQREINNIHTTGDLFQGIQHSKEVGAVCSDDVPVKSISEAKTEEDEKGCLKKRRFARRGKGGGKVSCETLVINDSALLNPGVNDRISTSLGQSDHDASKLPESSGPEVVKDKSTVASKTDMMTRGKLSIESKGKMKLDVESSLFSGKTKLDPVASSSSGLKTVKENVNGSSGSGVNSSASDEVLPDEVQVRGTNLSENSTRSVHRERFRNFARRNASRFAHFSSRDEFGGLSHDVAGNDVTPPETSTRIEDWPGPFSTAMKIIKDRESNRSGVRHGGSTDKSEAVELKWIPANHESCKHQKQVPSLQDICLSILSSNADAVTSLDFVPDALRHKICWFLCDNRSMDVHFLELLVHGTPTEIRIRDCSWLSEEQFIKIFEGCNSSKLMVLQFDQGGGCMPDYVLRSTLACSPNSLPALTSISLKGAYRLTDAGLNMLASAAPSLKSVDVSQCPLLTSEGICSLASSLRLVLRELYIDNSHGIDAMLILPALQMLGNLEVLSVAGILTVCDDFIREFVSVHGSRMKELVLADCIELTDSSLEVIGGTCSNLQAIDIMNLRKLTDISIGHLANGCQAIQMLKLCRNAFSDEAIAAYLDVNGASLKYLSLNNIIQVSTHTALSLARNCKNLRSLDLSWCRNLTNEALGLIVDSCLLLEVLKLFGCTQVTDVFVEGHSNPQVKLIGLKMTPVFKNIEVPDFLLGPLKYPSAST